The following are encoded together in the Phragmites australis chromosome 19, lpPhrAust1.1, whole genome shotgun sequence genome:
- the LOC133900442 gene encoding uncharacterized protein LOC133900442 encodes MIGVGKAKQYTNVLDKPLSRGRQEVSLSAFAFLFSELVQYNQTQVDNIAELERRLEDAGYAVGARVLELLCHREKGNRRETRLLGILSFIHTTVWKVLFGKVADSLEKGTEHEDEYMISEKELLVNRFISVPKDMGAFNCGAFVAGIVKGVLDNAGFPAVVTAHFVPIEGQQRPRTTILIKFAEEVLHREARLG; translated from the exons ATGATCGGCGTGGGGAAGGCGAAGCAGTACACCAACGTGCTCGACAAGCCCCTCAGCCGCGGCAGGCAGGAG GTCAGTTTGAGCGCATTCGCATTCTTGTTCTCAGAGTTAGTTCAGTACAACCAGACACAAGTTGACAACATTGCTGAGCTGGAACGGAG ACTGGAGGATGCTGGTTATGCTGTCGGTGCAAGGGTGCTTGAACTTCTCTGTCACAGAGAGAAG GGAAATAGACGAGAGACACGACTTTTGGGGATTTTATCATTCATCCACACCACTGTATGGAAAGTCTTGTTTGGAAAG GTGGCTGACTCACTTGAGAAAGGAACAGAACATGAGGATGAATACATGATTAGTGAAAAGGAGCTTCTTGTTAACAG GTTCATTTCCGTGCCAAAAGACATGGGAGCATTCAACTGCGGAGCTTTTGTTGCAGGAATTGTAAAG GGTGTATTAGATAATGCTGGCTTTCCTGCGGTAGTTACTGCACACTTTGTACCAATTGAAGGCCAGCAAAGGCCAAGGACGACAATCTTGATTAAGTTTGCTGAAGAG GTTTTACATCGAGAAGCAAGACTTGGCTGA